A region of the Pedococcus aerophilus genome:
CCTCACCTGATCCCGTCCGACCCCCCGCCCGCGCGGTCGAGGGCAGCTGGACCGTCCCCACCGCCGACGGTCCCGTCGACGCCGACGTGGTCCTGCCCGGCAGCAAGTCGCTGACCAACCGCTTCCTCGTCCTGGCGGCCCTGGCCAACGGGCCGTCGCTGCTGCGGCGTCCCCTGCGGTCCCGCGACACGCTGCTCATGGCCCAGGCCCTGCGCCAGCTCGGCGCAGGCATCGAGGACACGACGTCGCACTCCGGGCAGCTCCCCGACTGGGTCGTCACCCCGGCGACCCTGCGCGGCGACGTGCAGGTCGACTGCGGCCTCGCCGGCACCGTCATGCGGTTCCTCCCCCCGGTCGCGGCACTGGCCGCCGGCCCGGTGACGTTCGACGGTGACGCCCAGGCCAGGGTTCGCCCCATGGGTCCGGTCCTGGAGGCCATGCGGGCGCTCGGCGCGGACCTCGACGACGGCGGCCGCGGCACCCTGCCGTTCACCGTGCGTGGTCGCGGCAGCATGCCTGGTGGAGCGGTGACCCTCGACGCCTCGGCGTCCTCCCAGTTCATCTCGGCGCTGCTGCTCGCCGGCCCGCGCTACGACGACGGTGTCACCATTCACCACGAGGGCGAGCCCGTCCCCTCCGAACCCCACATCGAGATGACGATCGAGACGCTGCGCGACGCCGGCGCCCTCATCGACGACAGCGTGCCGAACACCTGGCGCGTGGAGCCCTCGGAGATCAACGCGCTCGACGTGCAGGTCGAGCCCGACCTCTCCAACGCCGCACCCTTCCTCGCGGCCGGCCTCGTCACCGGCGGGCGGGTCACCGTGCCGAGCTGGCCCCACCACACGACCCAGGCCGGCGACGCGATCCGCGACATCCTCGACGCCATGGGCGCCGACGTGAACCTCAGCCGGGAGGGCCTGACCGTCTCGGGCACCGGGGAGGTCTCCGGCATCGACGTCGACCTGCACGACGCCTCGGAGCTCACGCCGGTCGTCGCAGCCGTCGCCGCGCTCGCCGACTCCCCCACCGTGATCCGGGGGGTGGCCCACATCCGCGGCCACGAGACCGATCGACTGGCCGCCCTCGCTCGCGAGCTCGGGACGCTCGGCACCGTGGTCACCGAGACCGAGGACGGCCTGCGTATCGAGCCGAAACCGTTGCGCCCCAGCCTCTTCCACACCTACGCCGACCACCGGATGGTCATGGCGGGCGCGGTGCTCGGGCTGCGCTGCGAAGGCCTGGTCATCGAGGACGCCGGCACCGTGGCGAAGACGCTGCCCGAGTTCACCCAGCTCTGGCACCACCTCGTGGCACCGGGCACCCTCGGCGCACCGAGCACCAGCGCAGCGAGCGCATGAGCCGCAAGGCCTCCGACTACGACGAGAGCGACGTCCGGGTCCGCCCGAGTCGTCGAGGATCGCGCCCGCGGTCCAAGGACCGGCCCGCCCACGAGGACGCCGTCCCGGGGTTCGTCATCGCCGTCGACCGCGGGCGCTACACGGTGCTCATCCCCCGCGGCAAGGGCCGCAAGGCCGAGCCAGAACGCCTGGTGACGGCCATGAAGGCACGCGAGCTCGGCCGCAAGGGCATCGTCGTGGGTGACGACGTCGGCCTGGTCGGCGACACGACCGGCAACCCCGACGGCCTGGCCCGCATCGTGCGGCTGACCCCGCGACGTTCGGTGCTGCGGCGCAGCGCCGACGACACCGACCCCGTCGAGCGCGTCCTCGTCTCGAACGCCGACCAGCTCGTCATCGTGTCGGCCCTGGCCAACCCCGAGCCCCGGCCTCGGCTCATCGACCGGTGCCTCGTCGCGGCGTACGACGCCGGCCTCGAGCCGCTCCTCGTCCTGACCAAGGCAGACCTCAAGGACCCCGCGGAGTTCCTCGGCAGCTACGCACCGCTCAACGTCCCCAACGTCGTGACCTCGACGGGCGAGTCCGGGTTCGACGGCCTCGAGGGTCTCACCGAACGCCTCGTCGGCCGCGTCAGCGTCTTCGTCGGCCACTCCGGCGTCGGCAAGTCGACCCTCGTCAACGGCCTGGTGCCCGACGCGCGCCGGGCGGTGGGGATCGTCAACGACCACACCGGAAGAGGTCGGCACACCTCGTCCTCCGCGGTCGCCCTGCGCCTGCCCGACGGCGACGGCTGGGTCATCGACACCCCGGGCGTCCGCTCCTTCGGGCTCGCCCACGTCGACCTCGGGCGGATCATCCAGCACTTCCCCGAGCTCGAGGCCGGCACCGGTCTGTGCCCCCGCGGGTGCACCCACGACGAGGAGGAGTGTGCCCTCGACGCCTGGGTCGCCTCCGGTCAGGCCGGGCCGGCCGGAGCCTCCAGGCTGGAGTCCCTGAGGCGGTTGCTGCGCGCCCGCTCGGGTGAGGGTGACTGAGCCACCCCCACCCGAGGCCCCCACACCAGGTGGCCCGCCATCGCGAGAAGTGTTGCCAGGACAGGCATTCCGAGCAGGAGCGCCAGCTGTGCCCGTAGCGGCATGACCGTCAGGGTGGTGTCGTCGAGCCGCCCGGTCCACCACAGGAGCACGGCTGGACCGACGACCGCGACGACCGCACCCGCTCGAGCCAGCACCTGTCGCCGTCGCAGCAGCAGTCCTCCTACGACGAACGCCGGAAGCAGCGGTGCGCCCTGGCCGGCGAAGAGCAGCATCCCAGGGACGACCGCCAGGCGGCACCAACGCCGCCACCCGGAGGCGTGCCGCGCCACGGAGCCGACGCCGACACCGGCACCGAAGACAGCGGCGAGGACGACGATCGCGAGCGTCCCGGACCAGCTGAACTCCGGCGGTCGACACGAGCCGCATCCACCCGCGCGCGAGCACACCCCACCCGGCACCGAGGGCCGCGCCCAGGACGACGGCACGCGCCATACCGAGGGGCATCACCACTCCACGGGCAGGCAGGCGAGGCGGTCCCCTGCCTTGCCGTCAGGCGCCGTGGGGAGCTCGTGGACCACGACGGACCGCTGGCCCGGCGTCGGGACGAACGGCACGTGCGTCACGGACTGGCCGTTGCCACCGCCGTTGACGGTGAAGTCCAGCCAGACCTCGGTCTGGTCGCTCACCGAGGTCGGCGGCGTGCCCGTGTGGTTGTAGTGACCCCCGGCCGCCGCTCCCGCACCGGCGATGCACGGGCCGTTGTGCAGGTGCGCACCGAACGTGCGCCCGGCCTGGCCGGGGTCGACACCGTGGACGACGAGGACGGCCGAGGAGGCGTCACCTCCTCCCACGAGCGTCAGCGACGCGCGGGCCTCGGCGAAGGGTGCGCCCTTGGCGTCGAGGAGCAGTCGCAGGTCGCCCCGGAATGAGCTCGCGACGCCTGCCACGGCCGGGGTCAGCGTGGCGCCGGCAGCCAGCACGGCCGTGCAGGCCACCGCGATCCCGGCCCTGCGCAGAAGGGGTGAGGTGCCGGTGCGGTCCATGGTGCTCTCCTTGGGTGAGGACGTACGACGCTGACACCCCACAGACGCGCCCCGGCACCGTCCCGGGTGACACCTCGAACCTCCTGAGGTCCTCGGACCTCGTTGTCACCCAACGGGTCCGCCCACTCGTCTGTCGAGGTGATGGAGTCCATGGGCGTGCTGGCGAGGAGCACCGCCGGCGTGGTGGGCACGGCCCCCGCGCTGGAGGCCGATGCGCTCGTCGTCACGCTCTTCACGGCAGAGTCCGCCCGCCTCGTCTCGCTGGCCCGGTTCTTCGTCGACGACCGCACCGCGGCCGAGGACCTCGTCCAGGAGGCGTTCATCCGGCTCGCCCGCAGCAGCCACCGCATCCGTGACCCGGAACGCGCCGCGGCCTACCTGCGCTCGATCGTCATCAACCTGGCCCGGGACCACAACCGGCGAGGGCTGGTCTCGTTGCGCCACCGACCGCCAGCGGTCCCGGACGAGCCGTCGGCCGAGGAGATGGCCACCGCGCTCGAAGGGCGGCGCGAGGTCGTCGAGGCGATCCGCGCACTGCCCCGGCGCCAGCGCGACTGCGTCGTCCTGCGCTACTACCTCGAGCTGGGCATCGACCAGGTCGCCGAGACCCTCGACCTGTCACCCAACTCGGTCAAGACCCACCTGCGTCGCGGTCTACGGACCCTGGGCGCACGACTGGAGGAGCAGCGATGAGCGCCCTCGAGGACCGGCTCCACGAGGCCCTGGCAGCAGAGGGCCGCCGCCGGGTGCCGTCGGAAGACCTGTTCACCAGGGTCGTCGACAGCATCGACCACGACCGATCCCGCCGACGTCGCCAGCGGGTCCTCACCGCCAGCGGCGCCACCGCGGTGGTGGCGGCGACCGTCGCCGTGGCGCTGTTCACCCCGAGAGGAAAGGACGGACTCGACATGCCCTGGTGGATCCTGGAGGTGGCGACGACGGTCGTCCTGCTCGGTGTCGCGCTGTGGCTCGGACCGTTCATCAAGCGGTTCGGACGTGCCTACGCGGCAGACGTCTTCCACGACAACCCGTTGACCGGCAAGAGCTACATCGTCCTCACCGACATCGTCTACTACCTGATCTTCGCCGCCTACATCTTGTTCTCGGTGCACTTCGCCCCGCAGGAGGAGTGGAACAACACCATCTCCGAACGCGTCACCGCCGAGCAGCTGACGTTCGAGGTGGGCCGGCTCGGCGGCATCCTGCTCATCATCGGGATCCTGCACGGGCTCAACATCCTCCTCATGCCCGTCCTCGGACGGCTGTTCTCCCTGAACCGGCGCCTCCCCCGGGACTGACCCCCAGGACTGACCCCCAGGACACGACGACCGCGCCGCCCCCCGAGGTCGGGGGGCGGCGCGGTCGGTGCTCGTGCGAGGTCGCTCAGACGGCGTTGTCGGCACCCTCGGTGAGGTCGATCGTCTCGATGATCTCCCGGGGCTGGGCGAAGTGGCAGGCCGACAGGTGCTCGCCGGCGCCGTCGGGGCGCAGCTCGAGCAGGGGCACGTCGGTCTTGCACTTGTCCTGCGCCTTCCAGCACCGCGTGTGGAACCGGCACCCCGACGGCGGGTTCGCCGGTGAGGGGACGTCGCCCTTGAGGACGATCTGCTCCTTCTTGTCACGCAGGGTCGGGTCCGGCACGGGGACGGCCGACAGCAGCGCCTGGGTGTAGGGGTGGGTGGGGCGACCGTAGATGTCGTCCTCCTCCCCCAGCTCTGCCATCTTGCCGAGGTACATCACGCCGACGCGGTCGGAGATGTGACGCACCACGGACAGGTCGTGGGCGATGAAGATGTAGGACAGGCCCAGCTCGTCCTGCAGCTTCTCCATCAGGTTGACGACCTGCGCCTGCACCGACACGTCGAGCGCGGAGACCGGCTCGTCGCAGATCAGGACCTTCGGGTTGAGCGCGATGCCGCGGGCGATGCCGATGCGCTGGCGCTGACCGCCGGAGAACTGGTGCGGGTAGCGGTTGATGTGCTCGGGGTTGAGCCCCACGAGGTCGAGCAGGTCCTGGACGGCCTTGCGACGACCCTTCTTCGGCACCACGTCGGGGTGGATGTCGAAGGGCTCCCCCACGATGTCGCCGACCGTCTTGCGAGGGTTGAGCGAGGTGTAGGGGTCCTGGAACACGATCTGGATGTCGCGGCGGAGCCGACGCATGGCGCGGCCCTTCTGCGCATACATGTCGACGCCGTCGAACACGACCGAGCCGGCGGTCGGCTCCTCCAGGCGCATCAGGAGACGGCCCAGGGTGGACTTGCCACACCCGGACTCACCGACGATGCCCAGCGTCTCGCCCTTGAGGAGCTCGAAGCTGACGCCGTCGACGGCCTTGACGTGGCCCACCGTGCGGCGCAGCACGCCACCGCGGATGGGGTAGTGCTTGACCAGGTCGGTCGCGGTCAGAATGGCTTCAGCCATTGAGGACCTCCTCGGCGAAGTGGCAGGCGGACTCACGGCCGGGAGCGATCTCCCGCAGCGCGGGACGGTCCTCACGGCAGACGTCCTGGGCGAACTTGCAGCGCGGGTTGAACGCACAGCCCTGCGGGATGCGCATGAGGTTCGGAGGCAGGCCACCGATGGCTGCGAGCTGCTGGCCCTTCTGGTCGAGGCGAGGGATCGACTCGAGCAGACCCTTGGTGTACGGGTGACCCGGCTGGCGGTACAGGTCGTAGACGTCCGCGCGCTCGACGATGCGACCGGCGTACATGACGGCGATCTTGTCCGCCACGTCGGCCACGACGCCGAGGTCGTGGGTGATGAGGATGAGCCCCATCTGGCGCTCCTCCTGCAGCTCCTGGAGCAGGGCCATGATCTGTGCCTGCACCGTGACGTCCAGGGCCGTGGTCGGCTCGTCGGCGATGAGGACCGCCGGGTCGAGCGCGATGGCCATCGCGATCATGATGCGCTGGCGCATACCACCGGAGAACTGGTGCGGGTAGGCCTTCACCCGCTCCTTGGCCGCCGGGATCTGCACCCGCTGCATCAGCTTGACCGCACGCTCCAGGGCGTCGGAACGGTTGATGCCGCGGTGGACGCGGAACATCTCGGCGATCTGCCAGCCCACCGGGAACACCGGGTTGAGCGAGGACAGCGCGTCCTGGAAGACCATGGAGATCTCCGGGCCGCGGGTCTTGCGCCGCTGCTCCTCGGGCATGGTCAGCAGGTCCTGGCCGCAGTAGCGGATCTGCCCCTTGGGGATCACCGCCGGCGGGACGTCGAGGATGCCCATGATCGCCTGGGCGGTCACGGACTTGCCGGACCCCGACTCGCCGAGGATCGCCAGGGTCTGGCCCTCGTAGAGGTCGAAGTTGACGCCGTTGATGGCCTTGGCGATGCCGTCGGGGGTGTGGAACTCGACGTGGAGGTCTTCCACCTCGAGCAGCAGACCGTCCTTGGCGTGGTACTGGGACGCGGACGGGGTCTTGCCGCGCTGCGTACCGGTCGTGTCAGTTGTCGTCATGAAGGTGTCTTTCCCGCTCAGCGCGACTTCGGGTCGAAGGCGTCACGCACGGCGTCGCCGAGCATGATGAAGGCCAGCACCGCAAGGGACAGGAACAGGCTGGGGAACAGCAGGATGTGCGGGTAGGTCCGCAGCGCGACGAGCGCGTCGGAGATCGCCACACCCCAGGAGACCGCCGGCGGCGTCAGACCGATGCCGAGGAAGCTCAGCGTCGCCTCGACGGTGATGAAGACACCGAGGTTGATCGTGGCGACGACGATGACCGGCGCCAGGGCGTTGGGCATGACGTGGGCACGGATGATCCGCCACGGACTCGCCCCGAGGGCGCGAGCCGCCTGGACGTAGTCGTTGGGCTTGACCTGCATGACGCTGGAGCGCATCAGGCGGGCGATGCCCGGCCAGCCGAAGATGGACAGCACGAGCACGACCTTGCCGACGACCACGAGGTACGGGGAGTTCTCGTCGTTGGGGAAGGTGGACATGAACAGGATGCCGCCGAGGAGCAGCGGGATCGCGAAGAAGATGTCCGTGACGCGCGAGACGAAGCTGTCGAGGAAGCCGCCGTAGTAGCCGGCGAGCACACCCATGACCAGTCCGATGACCACCGTGGCGATCGTCGTGAAGACACCGACGAGGATCGAGGCGCGGGCGCCGTAGATCGTCCGGGCGTAGATGTCGTAGCCCTGGATGTCGCGACCGAACCACGCGTCGCCACCGGGCTTCTCGCGGGCCTGCTTGAGGATCGCCTCGTTGGGGTCGACGTTGGTGAACAGCTGCGGCAGGGCTGCCATCAGCACGAACACGGTGATGAGCCCGACGGACACCCAGAAGATCGGGTTCCGCTTGAGCTGCCGCCAGGCGTCGGACGCCAGCGAGCGGCCCTCGTCCGCCGAGCCTCCGGCGGGCTGGCCCGCCTCGGAGGAGACGGCGATGGTCGATGCCTCAGTCATGGCTGATCCTCGGGTCGAGCACGCCGTACAGGAGGTCGACGAGCAGGTTAACGATGAGGAAGACGAGCACCAGGATGGTCACGGTGCCCACGACGCTCACCGGGTCGCGGTTGCGGATGCCGGTGAAGAGGAACCCACCGACGCCCTGGATGTTGAAGATGCGCTCGGTCACGATGGCGCCACCGAGCAGGCCACCGAAGTCGGCGCCGATGAAGGTGACGACCGGGATGAGCGAGTTGCGCAGGGCGTGGATGCCAAGGATGCGCGGACGCCCCAGGCCCTTGGCCACCGCCGTGCGCAGGTAGTCCGCGCGCAGGTTCTCGACCAGGTTCGTGCGGGTGAGGCGGGCGGCATACGCGATGGACGCACTGCCCAGCACGAACGCGGGGAGGATCAGCTTGTAGTAGGTGACGTCGGACCCGACGGTCGCCGGGAAGATCGGCCACTTGAGGCCGAAGTAGTACTGCAGCGTCACACCGATCACGAAGACCGGGATGGAGATGACGAACAGCGTGCTCACCAGGACGAGGTTGTCGATGAACTTGCCCTTGCGGATGCCCGCGAGGACACCGGCGAGGATGCCGATGACGGTCTCGAAGAGGATCGCCATGCCGGCCAGCTTGGCCGTCGTCGGGTAGCGCAGCTCGAGCTCGTCGAGGACCTTCAGGTCACGGAAGTTCGTGCCGAGGTCGCCCTGGGCGAGGTTGCCGAGGTAGGTGAAGTACCGGATGAAGAACGGGTCGTTGAGCCCGTGCTTCTCACGGAAGTCGGCCACGAAGGCGGCGGGGCAGGGCCGCTCACCGCACAGGCCGATGGTCGGGTCGCCGGGCAGGGCGTAGACCATGAAGAAAATGATGAACGTGGCACCAAGCAGCACCGGGATCATCTGGATCAGTCGCCGAAGGATGTACTTGTACACGTCACCTCCTTTGGTTTGACGCACGCAGGATGGGGTGTTCCCGCAGGCGTGGCTGGACGAGCCGGGACGCTACCTCAGGTAGGCGCCGATGCCCATCACAACATAGTCGTACAGGGGTGGGGCGGGGCAGCAGGCGGGTCTCGCCACGACTGTCCCCGGACAGGCCATCGGCCTGCCGGCACTGGGCCGGCAGGCCGACGACGCTGTCTGGATCCGCTCACCCGGTGGGGCGGGCGGTCCGGGTCGACTTACTTCAGCGCGAGGCTGGAGAAGTCGATGGTGCCGAACGCGGTGATCTTCACGCCGGTGACCTTGTCGGACCAGCCGAAGGTCGCGGTGGAGTACCACATCGGGATGGCCGGCATGTCGTTGGCGAGCAGTGCCTCGGCCTCCTGGTACTTGGCGTTGGCCTGAGCAGCATCCGTGGCCGCAGCACCCTCGACGAGGAGCTTGTCGAACTCGGGGTTGCTGTACTTGCCATCGTTCGAGGACGCGCCGGTCTTGAAGATCGGGGCGAGGAAGTTCTCGATCGACGGGTAGTC
Encoded here:
- a CDS encoding ABC transporter permease; this encodes MYKYILRRLIQMIPVLLGATFIIFFMVYALPGDPTIGLCGERPCPAAFVADFREKHGLNDPFFIRYFTYLGNLAQGDLGTNFRDLKVLDELELRYPTTAKLAGMAILFETVIGILAGVLAGIRKGKFIDNLVLVSTLFVISIPVFVIGVTLQYYFGLKWPIFPATVGSDVTYYKLILPAFVLGSASIAYAARLTRTNLVENLRADYLRTAVAKGLGRPRILGIHALRNSLIPVVTFIGADFGGLLGGAIVTERIFNIQGVGGFLFTGIRNRDPVSVVGTVTILVLVFLIVNLLVDLLYGVLDPRISHD
- the aroA gene encoding 3-phosphoshikimate 1-carboxyvinyltransferase, whose protein sequence is MPSPDPVRPPARAVEGSWTVPTADGPVDADVVLPGSKSLTNRFLVLAALANGPSLLRRPLRSRDTLLMAQALRQLGAGIEDTTSHSGQLPDWVVTPATLRGDVQVDCGLAGTVMRFLPPVAALAAGPVTFDGDAQARVRPMGPVLEAMRALGADLDDGGRGTLPFTVRGRGSMPGGAVTLDASASSQFISALLLAGPRYDDGVTIHHEGEPVPSEPHIEMTIETLRDAGALIDDSVPNTWRVEPSEINALDVQVEPDLSNAAPFLAAGLVTGGRVTVPSWPHHTTQAGDAIRDILDAMGADVNLSREGLTVSGTGEVSGIDVDLHDASELTPVVAAVAALADSPTVIRGVAHIRGHETDRLAALARELGTLGTVVTETEDGLRIEPKPLRPSLFHTYADHRMVMAGAVLGLRCEGLVIEDAGTVAKTLPEFTQLWHHLVAPGTLGAPSTSAASA
- a CDS encoding RNA polymerase sigma factor, which gives rise to MESMGVLARSTAGVVGTAPALEADALVVTLFTAESARLVSLARFFVDDRTAAEDLVQEAFIRLARSSHRIRDPERAAAYLRSIVINLARDHNRRGLVSLRHRPPAVPDEPSAEEMATALEGRREVVEAIRALPRRQRDCVVLRYYLELGIDQVAETLDLSPNSVKTHLRRGLRTLGARLEEQR
- a CDS encoding ABC transporter permease → MTEASTIAVSSEAGQPAGGSADEGRSLASDAWRQLKRNPIFWVSVGLITVFVLMAALPQLFTNVDPNEAILKQAREKPGGDAWFGRDIQGYDIYARTIYGARASILVGVFTTIATVVIGLVMGVLAGYYGGFLDSFVSRVTDIFFAIPLLLGGILFMSTFPNDENSPYLVVVGKVVLVLSIFGWPGIARLMRSSVMQVKPNDYVQAARALGASPWRIIRAHVMPNALAPVIVVATINLGVFITVEATLSFLGIGLTPPAVSWGVAISDALVALRTYPHILLFPSLFLSLAVLAFIMLGDAVRDAFDPKSR
- the rsgA gene encoding ribosome small subunit-dependent GTPase A, with translation MSRKASDYDESDVRVRPSRRGSRPRSKDRPAHEDAVPGFVIAVDRGRYTVLIPRGKGRKAEPERLVTAMKARELGRKGIVVGDDVGLVGDTTGNPDGLARIVRLTPRRSVLRRSADDTDPVERVLVSNADQLVIVSALANPEPRPRLIDRCLVAAYDAGLEPLLVLTKADLKDPAEFLGSYAPLNVPNVVTSTGESGFDGLEGLTERLVGRVSVFVGHSGVGKSTLVNGLVPDARRAVGIVNDHTGRGRHTSSSAVALRLPDGDGWVIDTPGVRSFGLAHVDLGRIIQHFPELEAGTGLCPRGCTHDEEECALDAWVASGQAGPAGASRLESLRRLLRARSGEGD
- a CDS encoding dipeptide ABC transporter ATP-binding protein, producing the protein MAEAILTATDLVKHYPIRGGVLRRTVGHVKAVDGVSFELLKGETLGIVGESGCGKSTLGRLLMRLEEPTAGSVVFDGVDMYAQKGRAMRRLRRDIQIVFQDPYTSLNPRKTVGDIVGEPFDIHPDVVPKKGRRKAVQDLLDLVGLNPEHINRYPHQFSGGQRQRIGIARGIALNPKVLICDEPVSALDVSVQAQVVNLMEKLQDELGLSYIFIAHDLSVVRHISDRVGVMYLGKMAELGEEDDIYGRPTHPYTQALLSAVPVPDPTLRDKKEQIVLKGDVPSPANPPSGCRFHTRCWKAQDKCKTDVPLLELRPDGAGEHLSACHFAQPREIIETIDLTEGADNAV
- a CDS encoding ABC transporter ATP-binding protein — protein: MTTTDTTGTQRGKTPSASQYHAKDGLLLEVEDLHVEFHTPDGIAKAINGVNFDLYEGQTLAILGESGSGKSVTAQAIMGILDVPPAVIPKGQIRYCGQDLLTMPEEQRRKTRGPEISMVFQDALSSLNPVFPVGWQIAEMFRVHRGINRSDALERAVKLMQRVQIPAAKERVKAYPHQFSGGMRQRIMIAMAIALDPAVLIADEPTTALDVTVQAQIMALLQELQEERQMGLILITHDLGVVADVADKIAVMYAGRIVERADVYDLYRQPGHPYTKGLLESIPRLDQKGQQLAAIGGLPPNLMRIPQGCAFNPRCKFAQDVCREDRPALREIAPGRESACHFAEEVLNG